Within Paenibacillus sp. RUD330, the genomic segment GCGGGCGTCGCTTATTACCTCCTCAATCCGCTCGTGGATTGGATGGAGAAGCAGGGCATGAAGCGCGGCTGGGTCATCGCGGCGCTGTACGTCATCATCATCGGCCTGCTGGCGCTGCTCATCACGATCGTCGTTCCGATCATCCGGGAGCAATTGACGAGTCTCGTGGACAATATCCCCATCTATACGAAGTATGTCCAAGACAAGACGACTTATTATCTCGGCAGCGACCTCGTGACCCAGCTCCAGACGAACCTCAATTACGATCCGCAAAAGATCGCACAGGAGCTGTCGAGCAGAGCCGGCAAAATCCTCCAGAGCACGCTGAACAACATCGGCGGCTTCCTCGGCACGGTGACGGAATTCGTCCTGGCGCTCGTCACGCTGCCGTTCATCCTGTTCTACATGCTCAAGGACGGCAAGAAGCTGCCGATCTTCTTCACGGCCATGCTGCCGACGACGATGCGGGGAGAGACACGCCGCGTCCTGACGGAGTCCAACCATCAGATCAGCTCCTACATCCGCGGCCAGATCATCGTGAGCCTATGCATCGGAGCGCTGCTGTTCATCGGGTATTTGATCATCGGACTGGATTACGCGCTTGTGCTCGCCATCGTAGCGGCTTGCACGGCCGTCGTTCCCTATATCGGTCCTGCCATCGCCATCACGCCGGCGCTCGTCGTAGCCGCGTTCACCTCTCCGATCATGCTGCTGAAGATGGTCGTCGTATGGACCTGCGTGCAGCTGATCGAAGGCAAGTTCATCTCGCCGCAGGTCATGGGCAAGACGCTGAGCATCCACCCGATTACGATCATCTTCGTCATCCTCACCTCCGGCAAGCTGTTCGGCTTCCTAGGGATCATTCTCGCCGTGCCGGGCTATGCGGTGCTCAAGGTATTCGTCACTCATCTGTTCCAGTGGTTCATGGTCCGATCCAAGCTGTATGGCCCCGAGCCGGAATACAAGATTCTCGGCGTGAAGCGCGACGAGGACTAGCTGGCGGTTCCATGAAAAAAAGCCTCTGCGGAAGCAGAGGCTTTTTCCTTGGCCGGCCGGCCAAGGCAGCGGCCGATTACTGGGCAGGGTTGCTGCGCGCCTGCGACAGATGGCTGCGCAGCTGGTAGGCCTTCCAGCGGGAGAGGGACACGCGCTTCGCTTCGGGGCCGGTGCTGCCGAAGTAGACGGCGCCCTCTTCGATTCCGCTGATCTTGGCTGTATTCACGTAACATCCCGAAGCGACCGGATAGAACAATCCGTTCCGGCACAACCGGTTGATCTGGTCGGCAGACATTTTCTTTTTTATGTTGTAGTTGCTGCCGTGGAAGCTTACAAGTCCGAAGGAGCCGAGCCTGTAATACAGAATGTCCGTCTCTACATCAAAGTCCTCGTACACGTTGCGGTCGTTTGATGGCACGTTAATCATTCCGTTATCCCCCTTGCTTGGTAAGAAAGTGGCGTTTGATAACGCTTTCATATCATAGCATAGGGCGAAGGTTTTGGGAAGGATGGGATTCGAAACGCAGTCGGGCAAGGAACGGACATTGTTTCGGCTTCATTAAATGGCGAACGCCT encodes:
- a CDS encoding AI-2E family transporter codes for the protein MDLTQEDRQSEARLDRFKKFFINNKFVLFLLVLLLVGINILVFAHITFIFVPLLVLAKTVLLPMLLAGVAYYLLNPLVDWMEKQGMKRGWVIAALYVIIIGLLALLITIVVPIIREQLTSLVDNIPIYTKYVQDKTTYYLGSDLVTQLQTNLNYDPQKIAQELSSRAGKILQSTLNNIGGFLGTVTEFVLALVTLPFILFYMLKDGKKLPIFFTAMLPTTMRGETRRVLTESNHQISSYIRGQIIVSLCIGALLFIGYLIIGLDYALVLAIVAACTAVVPYIGPAIAITPALVVAAFTSPIMLLKMVVVWTCVQLIEGKFISPQVMGKTLSIHPITIIFVILTSGKLFGFLGIILAVPGYAVLKVFVTHLFQWFMVRSKLYGPEPEYKILGVKRDED